In one window of Mytilus trossulus isolate FHL-02 chromosome 7, PNRI_Mtr1.1.1.hap1, whole genome shotgun sequence DNA:
- the LOC134727032 gene encoding neuropeptide FF receptor 2-like: protein MSIFYNASGKNNEFEISMVNIENSYAQDNSELGINDTQNSSYGSEFKHPPGVLAIYIIAYSTAFLFALFGNLVVIVVVLKYKWMHTVTNFFIVNLAIADILVAIFCVPITLLTHIFIEWRYGAVMCKVTPYLQAVSVCASVNTLAAIAVDRYLAICYTFNYKMKWKTSKCIMFAIWIFSLIISIPMALFYQRYVQSGSLLYVCGENWENKFLEKIYFVGICICCYAVPLVLIIICYSLIGFRVWNRNAPGVYKSNGVIHKSKVKAVKMLTVVVVLFLFSWLPLYIIKFLIYFQMDEYDNLDFVRLLNNYIVPIAQWLGLSNSGINPIIYCLFSRKIRIRIKMMVKCCRYRFYDDNAALEINKQTKRFSSTRYFSVDYTNGQVVLRPHKHRKSGSKKQTNIYD, encoded by the exons caattttttacaatGCAAGTGGAAagaataatgaatttgaaataagCATGGTGAATATTGAGAATTCATACGCACAGGACAATAGTGAACTAGGCATAAACGACACTCAAAATTCTAGCTACGGATCCGAATTCAAACATCCTCCTGGTGTACTTGCGATCTACATCATAGCTTACAGCACTGCTTTCTTATTCGCACTTTTCGGTAACTTAGTTGTAATTGTTGTAGTACTGAAATACAAATGGATGCATACAGTGACAAATTTCTTCATCGTCAACTTGGCTATAGCTGATATACTTGTAGCGATATTTTGTGTTCCAATCACACTGCTGACACATATATTTATTG aatgGAGATATGGAGCTGTCATGTGTAAGGTTACTCCGTACCTTCAAGCTGTTTCTGTCTGTGCATCTGTGAACACTCTGGCAGCAATAGCTGTAGACAG gtaCCTAGCCATTTGCTATACATTCAACTATAAAATGAAGTGGAAAACATCCAAATGTATCATGTTTGCTATATGGATATTTTCCCTAATCATCTCGATACCAATGGCTTTGTTTTATCAACGATATGTACAAAGTGGTAGCTTACTGTATGTATGTGGTGAAAATTGGGAAAATAAGTttctagaaaaaatatattttgttggaATTTGTATTTGCTGTTATGCTGTGCCATTAGTTCTGATAATCATTTGCTATTCATTGATCGGATTTCGTGTTTGGAACAGGAACGCCCCTGGCGTTTACAAGTCCAATGGAGTAATTCACAAGTCGAAGGTCAAGGCAGTGAAGATGTTAACTGTTGTTGTTGTACTGTTTCTGTTTTCCTGGCTACCGCTTTATATCATTAAATTCTTAATATATTTCCAAATGGATGAATATGATAACCTCGACTTCGTCCGTTTACTTAACAATTACATTGTACCAATTGCTCAATGGCTTGGACTTTCTAATAGTGGAATAAATCCAATTATATATTGCTTATTCAGCAGAAAAATTCGGATTCGGATTAAAATGATGGTGAAATGTTGTAGATATAGATTTTATGATGACAATGCAGCacttgaaataaacaaacaaacgaagAGATTTTCCAGCACACGTTACTTTTCTGTTGACTATACAAATGGTCAGGTGGTACTAAGACCGCACAAACACCGGAAGTCAGGCTCAAAGAAACAAACTAATATATACGATTAG